The Rhinopithecus roxellana isolate Shanxi Qingling chromosome 14, ASM756505v1, whole genome shotgun sequence genome includes a window with the following:
- the METTL8 gene encoding methyltransferase-like protein 8 isoform X2: protein MQWSKEEEAAARKKVKENSAVRVVLEEQVKYEREASKYWDTFYKIHKNKFFKDRNWLLREFPEILPVDQKPEEKARESSWDLVNTSATNCFSRMHCPTMPEEKNHYEKSSGSSEGQSKTESDFSNLDPEKHKKGPMKTGLFPGSNATFRILEVGCGAGNSVFPILNTLQNSPESFLYCCDFASGAVELIKSHSSYRAAQCFAFVHDVCDDGLPYPFPDGILDVILLVFVLSSIHPDRMQGVVNRLSKLLKPGGMLLFRDYGRYDKTQLRFKKGRCLSENFYVRGDGTRAYFFTKGEVHSMFCKASLDEKQNLVDRRLQVNRKKQVKMHRVWVQGKFQKPLHQTQNSSNMVSTVLSQD from the exons tTAAGTATGAGAGAGAAGCTAGTAAATACTGGGACACATTTTACAAGATTCATAAGAATAAGTTTTTCAAGGATCGTAATTGGCTGTTGAGGGAATTTCCTGAaattcttccagttgatcaaaaaCCTGAAGAGAAGGCAAGAGAATCATCATGGGATCTTGTAAATACGAGTGCTACAAATTGTTTCTCAAGAATGCACTGTCCTACTATgcctgaagaaaaaaatcattatgagAAAAGTTCTGGCTCTTCAGAAGGTCAAAGCAAAACAGAATCTGATTTTTCCAACCTAGAccctgaaaaacacaaaaaaggacCTATGAAGACTGGATTGTTTCCTGGTAGCAATGCCACTTTCAGGATACTAGAG GTTGGTTGTGGAGCTGGAAATAGTGTGTTTCCAATTTTGAACACTTTGCa GAACTCTCCAGAGTCCTTTCTGTATTGTTGTGATTTTGCTTCTGGAGCTGTGGAGCTCATAAAG TCACACTCGTCCTACAGAGCAGCCCAGTGTTTTGCCTTTGTTCATGATGTATGTGATGATGGCTTACCTTACCCTTTTCCAGATGGAATCCTGGATGTCATTCTCCTTGTCTTTGTGCTCTCTTCTATTCATCCTGACAG GATGCAAGGTGTTGTAAACCGACTGTCCAAGTTACTGAAACCTGGGGGAATGCTGTTATTTCGAGACTATGGAAGATATGATAAGACTCAGCTTCGTTTTAAAAAGG gacgttgtttatctgaaaattttTATGTTCGAGGAGATGGTACCAGAGCATATTTCTTTACAAAAG GGGAAGTCCACAGTATGTTCTGCAAAGCCAGTTTAGATGAAAAGCAAAATCTGGTTGATCGCCGCTTACAAGTTAATAGgaaaaaacaagtgaaaatgcACCGAGTGTGGGTTCAAGGCAAATTCCAGAAACCATTGCACCAGACTCAGAATAGCTCCAATATGGTATCTACAGTCCTTTCTCAAGACTGA